The genome window TGTTAAATTGCCCTCTGCATCTTTATTGTACTGCATGAAAACCAGGTTGTAGAATTCAATAAACCTGCTATCATCTTCGAGGTCAATATTGTCGCCTCTTTCTGGGTGGAAATCGTAGTAAATCTCCGAACACGGGCCGCAGGGGCCAGTCGGGCCGGATTCCCAGAAATTGTCATCTTCTCCCATGCGCTGAATCCGATCGCCCGGAATGCCAATTTCATCGCGCCAAATCGCAAAAGCTTCGTCATCATCTCGGAAAACGCTAACAACTAAATTGGATGCTGGTAAGCCGAAAACTTCCGTGGAAAGTTCCCACGCCCAGGCGATCGCCTGTTTCTTGAAATAATCCCCGAAACTGAAGTTGCCCAACATTTCAAAAAACGTGTGGTGGCGGGCGGTGCGGCCGACGTTTTCGATGTCGTTGGTGCGGATGCACTTTTGAGAAGTGGTGGCGCGCGGTGATTCGGCGGCGCGCTGTCCGAGAAAAATCGGCTTGAATTGCAGCATTCCGGCGATCGTCAGCAACACAGTCGGATCTTCCGGCACCAAAGAAGCGCTAGGCAAGATTTTATGTCCCCGCTGGGCATAAAACTGAAGAAACGTTTCGCGGATTTGACTGCCACTGAGAAACTTAGGAGAAATAGACATGACAAGAACTGTTAAGTATGTAAAGATGTAGCAACAATAGAATTTATAGGACTTTTGCACGGGTGTCCAGAAACCGGGTTTTCAAACCAAAATACACGGGCTGTAAATCCTCAATCTCGGTGAAAAAACCCGGTTTCTTTGTGGGCGAGTGCGTGAGTGCTAACTTACATCTATTTGGATATTCTTATCATTATACTTAGTAATGTAAAGACCTATCAAGTTTTGCAAATGGTGCTTTACTCCTGGGAAAGCTCGTGCTAACTTAATAATAGACACCGGGACAGGAAGAGAAAGGAGGTCGCTATATTTAGAAACAAAGTTCGAGGATATAGACATGGTGTCTCCGGTCTAGATTCCCAGGCGCAGCAGAAATTAACCGAACACAACTTGGAATAGTGGCGAACTGCCGATGGAGCAGTCAAGCCAAACCGCAGTCGAGTCAGACTTAGTTGTCGTTGCGGATTAAAAGTAAAGCTGCACAAGTTGTAAACCCTAGTAAGTAACAGTTCTCCACCGGAAACACATTTCGTTTGTTAGAAAAAACAAAGCTCTCATATTATTGGGTCTGGTCGCTGTCGATCGGGCCCTATGAATTTTTATAGGGCGATCCGAGGAGGAGACGGTTCGAGAGGGAGATTGGGGGAGAGTTCGACTGTATAAGTGCTTTCTGGTGACAAGCAACTTCCCTGCAAGCCGATCGGCGAGCGATCTGTGCAGCTTTTGAATTATATATTATATATAAGGGGACGCGGATCGCGCCCGCCCGCTTTTTGCCGGGAGTCAAACGCTGTGGTATGAGGCACTGTCAAGATGCGATATCATTGAGGATGTCAGTCAAGACATTAAAACCCACCGGCTGTATAGCAGTCTAAGCTTCTGTGAGCTTACTGCAAGGCAAGGATAGCAAACCGCCATTTTTGGTGACAAGACCTGGCTCAAGAATTTGAATCTCAGGATATTTAGAGTCAAAAGTCTAAAAAATCCCATCCCCCACGCAGGGGTGAGACTTCAAACAAAAAAATGCGCCCCGTCAAAAAAGCTAGTGCCACCGACAACTGCAGTAAATCACAGTAAAACGCGCCGGCACGTCTTTTGGGCCTAATTAAAATGCTCGACAGGCGGTTTAACAAAAAATCTAGCACAGTTCTTAAACTCACAATCTCCAAAGATTCCAGGTAAAAGTATGGCCGAAATAACTAAAGAAGAAATGCGCGAACGGCTGGGAAATATAGACCAGATCCGAGATATAATTTTCGGAGCGCAGCTTAGAGAATACGACAATCGCTTCGATAAAATAGATTCCGACTTGTCGATGATGCAGCAAGATATGCAAACTCGCATCGAACAAGTAAAAACAGTTCTTTCAGGAGAAATGAGGGCTGCCGTTGATTCGTTAGAAAAGAAAGTTAAATCGCTCACCTCAAACACCCAAGAAGAAAGCGCAGACATCCGTCAGCAAGTCGATCGCATTAACCGCAAATTCTCCAGCAGCATTGAAGCCCTCGACGAGGCTGTAGACAATCAAACCCGTTCGCTTCGCGACGAACTCTCCCAAACCAGAGAGCGACTATCTGAAGAAACCCGCACTTTGAAAACACAGGTTTTTGAAGAGCTCGACCGTCGCTTTTCCATGCTCAGAGATGTTAAAGTTTCTAGAGACGACATGGCAGAAATTCTGTTTGAACTCGGCATGAGGCTCAAAGGAACAGAATTTGTACCCGAACTTAAAGGCGTTGCGGATAATAAGTTAAATACCGAATTTCTCTTGCCGGAGCGCCACCATAACGGATAATAACGCATGGCTTTACCGAAAGAAAATCCGCCTGACGAAAATGAGTTAGAGGGTTTTGTTTCTCAACCTGACGAGTCTGCTGCCGATGCAGCAACCCAGCTAGAACCCTTGCTGAATCTGTTAGCAGATCTCAAAATTTTTGCTGGTTCCAACCAGCAAAATGCAGAGCCAGAAGATGACAGCAGCGGCAAAAATAATCAAGCTGGGGCCCTCGGCGGGTTGATGGATTTGTTAGGTATTTCTGAGCAAGCGCCAGAGGAAGTTACAGCGAGTGTACCCGAAACTGGATCTCGCCAACCGGAGTCTGGCGATTCCCCGCCTGTGGCAGACGAGTTCAAAAGTTTGCTATTTGCTACTCACAAACTCAACACTTCAGAACTAGAAAAAGACTATTCCTCAGCTAAAACTATAGATGTTTCCGCGATCGCCCAGCCGGATTTGGAGGAGGGATCGAAGCCTGTTGAAGAATTGTCTAACTTGACAATGAAAGATTCTCTACAGTACGTACAGGCTCAAAAATCCCACGGGATCGATCGGCATTTACAGGATCTTTCCGCTTCCGAAACCGAGTCAAAACCCTCGGAAATTCCCCATAACCCCATAGTTTCCACAGTCTCAGAGCCACCAGAAACTGCATATTTAGATCCGGTGGTTGCTTCTTCGCTTCAATCGATACCAAACTTGGTAGAACAGCCGACAACGATATCGCAGCCAGCAGAAATATTAGGTCAAATTAAACAGGATTTAAATGAAGCCGACAGCGCGATGGAAACGCTGCAAAATCTGATTTTCGGCTCAAAAATATCAGATATCGAGCAAGTCAAAAATCTGCTGGCAGAAAACGACTTGCCGGGGGTGCGCCACCTGATGGCAAAAATCGACGATAAATTAGGAAAATTGGAGCACCAAATCTACGATCCCCAAGAGTTGATTGAGTTGATGTTGCCTTGGATCGCAGAAATTCTCAGCCGCAAAGTGGCAGATTCCAGGGAAGAAGTTGTCAAGGCGATCGTGCCGATTATTGACGAAGTGATTAGGGCAAAAACTCAGGAAAACAAGTCGGCAATGAGTGCGGCAATAGCTGAGCTGCTTCCCGACGCACTTGCTCAACAAATAGTGAATTCGCCAGCGGATATTGCTAAGGCGATCGCCCCAGAAATCGGTTTGGCAATTAAAGAGCAAATTCGCCTCGACCAAGAGTCGATCGCTCAAGCCCTCGCCCCGGAAATGGGCAAAGCGATTACAGCCCAAATAAAACTCGAACGCGACTCTATGGTGGATGCCCTCTATCCCGTAATTGGCAGTACAATTTCCCGATACATGGCAGAAGCTATCAAGACAATCAATGAAAAAGTGTCAAATGCCATCAGCGTCGAAGGATTCCAGAGAAAAATTCGCTCCAAAGTACAAGGAGTCTCCGAAGCTGAATTAATCCTCAAAGAATCAGTACCCTTTACCGTCCAAGCAGCATTCTTAATTCACAAAGCATCTGGCTTGATAATTTCCGAAGTTCAAAACTCAGAAAGTTACCAGTTAGAATCAGAAATGGTAGCAGGAATGCTCACAGCTATTCGCAGCTTTGTTAACGAGTGCATCGTTGAACCCGGAGAAGTTTCCGAACTAAATCAAATTGAATACGGCGACTCAAAAATTATGCTAGAAGTAGCGGGATATTGCTACATGGCAGTCGTGATCAAAGGAGAACCGCCACAGTCGTTCATCAACAAACTGCGGCAAACAGTTAGTAATATCATCCTTAATTACGCTAAAGTAATTCACGAGTTTAACGGCGACTCCGGTACTATACCGGAGTCGCTGCACCCGTACATAAAAAGTTTATTCGACCCGCTACAAACGAAAAAATCAACAAAACCCCCGATCGCCCTAGCGGCTATCAGTTTAGCCGCCC of Oscillatoria nigro-viridis PCC 7112 contains these proteins:
- a CDS encoding OmpA family protein, whose protein sequence is MALPKENPPDENELEGFVSQPDESAADAATQLEPLLNLLADLKIFAGSNQQNAEPEDDSSGKNNQAGALGGLMDLLGISEQAPEEVTASVPETGSRQPESGDSPPVADEFKSLLFATHKLNTSELEKDYSSAKTIDVSAIAQPDLEEGSKPVEELSNLTMKDSLQYVQAQKSHGIDRHLQDLSASETESKPSEIPHNPIVSTVSEPPETAYLDPVVASSLQSIPNLVEQPTTISQPAEILGQIKQDLNEADSAMETLQNLIFGSKISDIEQVKNLLAENDLPGVRHLMAKIDDKLGKLEHQIYDPQELIELMLPWIAEILSRKVADSREEVVKAIVPIIDEVIRAKTQENKSAMSAAIAELLPDALAQQIVNSPADIAKAIAPEIGLAIKEQIRLDQESIAQALAPEMGKAITAQIKLERDSMVDALYPVIGSTISRYMAEAIKTINEKVSNAISVEGFQRKIRSKVQGVSEAELILKESVPFTVQAAFLIHKASGLIISEVQNSESYQLESEMVAGMLTAIRSFVNECIVEPGEVSELNQIEYGDSKIMLEVAGYCYMAVVIKGEPPQSFINKLRQTVSNIILNYAKVIHEFNGDSGTIPESLHPYIKSLFDPLQTKKSTKPPIALAAISLAALSLILVPWGIYQYRSNIYRRLEANAIAALASTPELAVYRLDVAVDGKTLKLTGKLPNQELRAQAEKIAASTAPQLQLDNRILAVDVPPDPVLTAAEVQRITAVLNQKEGLSISTRYGDRKVTVEGTVRDGADAQKIAQSLKQIPGVQSVISTVKLDPLKITTRIYFQQGTATLDSTYRETIASVKNFMDQYPQKQIKIIGHSDRTGELATNQQLSLRRAAAVRDALVRQGADPKRLQTVGIPHPPADVEPNQPRLLSRCVVFEPITKTINRK